The Poseidonibacter lekithochrous region ACTAAAATATATAATCGAAAATAAAAAAACATTAAAAGAAAACATAAATAAAAATTTAGAAATTATAAAAGAACTATTAAATATAGATTCAAAAAGTTTAATAATACCTATAGTAATAGGTGACAATAAAAAAGTAAAAGATATTCAATCATACTGTAAAGAAAAAGGTTTTTTAGTTGGTGCAATTAGGCAACCAACTGTAAAAAATGCAATAATTAGATTAATTGCAAAAATCGATATAAGTCAAAAAGACTTAAGAGAAGTTTGTATTATGTTAAAGGAACAATTATGAAAACAGTTTTATTATTAACAGTTTTATCTATTTTTTCATTTGCAAATGAAAACTATATAAATATGAAAAATTGTGAAAAGATTCAATTATCAAAATTCACAAGTTTAGTTTCTTGTCATCAAGTAGATTATTTAATTGAATACAAATTAGAAGATGATGAAGAAAAAGACAATATTAAAAAAATTACAGCTATCACTGTAAAAGATCAAAAAATTATCAAAAGCGAGAGAAAGTAATATGGAAATTAATGATTTAGTTAAAGGTAATAAAAAATTTAGAGAAGTAAGTTTCCCTAGATTTGAAGGAAATATTAAAGAACTAGTAGAACATGGACAAAAACCAGAAGTTCTATTTGTAGGATGTTCTGATAGTAGAATTACTCCTGATTTAATGCTTGACACTGAACCTGGAGATATGTTCATTTTAAGAAATGTTGGTAACTTTGTACCTCCATATAGTCCTGATGATGATTTCCACGGTAGTTCTGCTGCTATTGAATATGCTGTTTCTGTATTAGGTGTAAAACATATTATTATTTGTGGACATTCTCACTGTGGAGCTTGTAAAAGTTTATACAAAGATATTGGGGATTCACCTGATTTAGTACACGTAAAAAAATGGTTAGAATTAGGGAAAAAAGCTAAAGAATATACTTTATTAGCTATTCAAGATAAAACTGACCAAGAAAAACTATATAGAGCAACTGAGCGAATCTCAGTAGTTCACCAAATGGAAAACTTACTTACATTCCCAGATGTTGAAAGAAAAGTAAAAAATGGTACTTTACAAATTCATGGTTGGTACTATAGAATTGAAGATGGAACTTTAGAGTATTATGATGGAGAAGAGTGTTCATTTAAACCTTTAGTTGAAAGTTCTGATAAAAAATGAGTACAGAAGTAAGAAGATTACCTAAAAAAACTATTATAATAATCGGAGCAATGTGTGCCATTGCTCTTGTTATTTTTTTATTCTTAAAAGATTTAAAAGAACAAAAAATGGCTGAAATTATTGCTACTTTAGGTCACAAGAATATTAAAGACATGGAAGTAATTAATAAATTAAGCGTTGAAGATAAAGAAACAAGATATAAAAGTAAAGTATATAAAGTAAGATTTTTTGATAACAATATTAATAAAACTTGTGTAGGATTTATTCACATAGGTAGAAATAATACGTATTCAAAAGATTTTGACTGTAAATAGGAAGCAAATGAGTATTATAGAAAAATTAGAAAACAATGAAAGATTAACGTTAGAAGACGGAGTTGCTCTTTATGATTTAGATCTTTTTACACTTGCACATTATGCAAATAAAATAAGAGAAACTAAACATGGTAAAAAAACATATTTTAATATTAATAGACATATAAACCCAACAAATGTGTGTAAAGATGTATGTCAATTTTGTGCTTATAGTGCAAGTAGAAAAAATCCTGACCAATGGACTATGACACATGAAGAGATTTTGGAAATTGTTAAAAATTCTTCTAAAAATGATATAAAAGAAGTACATATTGTATCTGCACATAATCCTCACACAGGACTTCAATGGTATATGGATGTCTTCAAGAAGATAAAAGAAAACTTCCCATCAATTCATGTTAAAGCATTAACAGCAGCTGAAATTCACTTCTTAGCAACTGAATATAAACTGTCTTACCAAGAAATCA contains the following coding sequences:
- a CDS encoding carbonic anhydrase, giving the protein MEINDLVKGNKKFREVSFPRFEGNIKELVEHGQKPEVLFVGCSDSRITPDLMLDTEPGDMFILRNVGNFVPPYSPDDDFHGSSAAIEYAVSVLGVKHIIICGHSHCGACKSLYKDIGDSPDLVHVKKWLELGKKAKEYTLLAIQDKTDQEKLYRATERISVVHQMENLLTFPDVERKVKNGTLQIHGWYYRIEDGTLEYYDGEECSFKPLVESSDKK